The genomic segment AAATGCGGAAACCAGCGGTGGAACGCACGGGAACCAAATCCTCCGCGCCCTGCGGCACGCCGCGATGCGCCTCCACCACAATGTCCGACGAGGAACCACGGCGAACAGCCATTACCGTCGTGCCGCCAATATCGGCCAAATACATCTCATAATCGCCGACGGTTCCACTCACCACTTCCCGCACAGGCGCGCCCGAGGCTGCGGTGCCGCGAGCCCACTCATCGTGCAGAAAATCATCACGCTTGGTGTAGCCAAAACCACGAGACATTGCCCACTGACGACGCTCCCGGCGCGACGACCCCGGCCACTTATCACGCCGACCGGGTGCCTCAGATTCTGACTGTTCTGCATGTTCTTCTTCTGAGTTAGCGCGATCCGCGATGGTGGCCTTGGTGGTCACCACAGGCTCAGGCTTCGCGTGCTTGCCTTTCGACGGCTTTGCCTTATTCGGCAAGACGATCTGCCGAGTATCGTCAGAGCGAAGCCCGCCAGCCGGGGCGACTGCCTGTTCGACGGTGCCATTGCTGTCCTTGGCCTGCTGCAACTGGGGGTTCCGACGCGAATCAAGAAACCACAAGCCAACAGCGGCTGCTGCTGCTAACGCAGCCAATATAAACCACACGATGCCCTCTCAGAAGAATTCACTGATGTCTAATCGCTACGTTCAACCGGGTTATTTCGGTCGGCACACCACTGCGACCACCCACCCAAATACAAAGCGGCACCCGGAAGACCCGCATGATGCATGGCGGCAATGGCCTGGGCGGAATGTACCCCAGAACCAGAATAGACAATGACGTTGTTGGGATCTGTCACCCCAACCTTCTCAAACGTGGCGCGGATCTCCTCGGCGGGACGGAAGGTGTTGTCCGGGTTGAGGATTTCGCGGGTAGGCACACTCACCGCGCCAGGAATATGGCCGGCCTTCAAATCAAGGCGTTCCTTGCGGCCGGCGTAACGGTTCGCCTCACGAGTATCAATGAGCACCCCATCGAAGTTTTTCACTTCATCAATAGTCGCCACAGGGAGCTGACCAGCAACAACCTCCTGGGCCTGACCACGACCCAGGTTCCCCGGGCCGCCGACAATCTGGTACCCGGCGCGCTCCCAGGCGGCGAGGCCACCATCAAGAATGCGCACGCCTTTTACACCCGCCCAGGTGAGAATCCACCAAGCGCGGGCGGAGAACAGCCCCTTGCCTTGGTCGTAGACGATGATCTCGCGGTCGTCGTGAAGCCCCCAGTGGTTGAACCAACGCTGCAGTTTATCGGGGTCCGGCAGCGGGTTACGACCAACGGAGCTGCTGGGAGTGCTGGCCAGCGCAGCGGCAGTATCGCAGAACAAGGCGGTGGGGATGTGTTCAGACTGGAAAAGCTGGAAACCGCCCCCCTCATGGGGCATCCACAACGACGCCAAAATGGTTGTTTTGGCACCGTGGCTGATGCGTTCATTGAGATCTTGTGGAGAGATGAGGATGCTCATGTCTGCGATTGTATTGCCTTTCTACCTGGGGGCGCACCGGGTGTGATGCTGGGGTGTGCTTTGCGGGCGTGATTGGGGTTGTGGTTGGGGATGCGGTTGAGGTACGTGACCAGCCCCATCCGTAGCACACACTCTAAAATTGTAACTGGTGTGAATATTGTAAATTAATGTGACACAAGTTCGCAATTTATGGTGCGATTGATCGGGAGGGCGGGGGTCCATGATCGCCGAATGCACGATAGGTCCACCGGCAGGTATGGAAATCAGTGTTTTCCTAGCTCAGCGATGGACTCATCGTGCATCTGCATAGTGTGCTTATGCCCAAGCACGAAAATGGGACGTTTTTGAGCTTGGAGATAGGCATACTTTCATGCAAGCGTTTGCACTAACGCCGTTCAGTGGCTGTGTGTGCGCCGCGCTCTATCACACTCACGTTTTGAGCAGGTTTTTGTGCAGTGTGGTAGAGCACAGCACCCTTCTACGCAAGCCCCCAATCACGCCGTCGCCATCGCTGGCTCACGCTCACCCGCAGTCGGTCCTCCAACCACGCCCCGCCGTGTGGATCGCCACACCCCCACAACA from the Corynebacterium durum genome contains:
- a CDS encoding sulfurtransferase — its product is MSILISPQDLNERISHGAKTTILASLWMPHEGGGFQLFQSEHIPTALFCDTAAALASTPSSSVGRNPLPDPDKLQRWFNHWGLHDDREIIVYDQGKGLFSARAWWILTWAGVKGVRILDGGLAAWERAGYQIVGGPGNLGRGQAQEVVAGQLPVATIDEVKNFDGVLIDTREANRYAGRKERLDLKAGHIPGAVSVPTREILNPDNTFRPAEEIRATFEKVGVTDPNNVIVYSGSGVHSAQAIAAMHHAGLPGAALYLGGWSQWCADRNNPVERSD